The Blautia luti nucleotide sequence GGGCAGCTTTTGTATTGTCGCCGTATCCAAGTCCATCTGCTGTTCCCGCCGCAAGAGCGATCACATTCTTTAATGCAGCTCCAAGTTCAACTCCCAGCATATCCGGTGTTGTATATACTCTGAATACAGGACTCATGAAGATTCCCTGCAGATATTCCGCAGTCTCTCTTTTATGAGAACTTACCACACAGGTCGTAGGCAATCCTTTTCCAACTTCCTCTGCATGGCTCGGTCCCGAAAGTACTGACACATCTGCCTGTGGAAGTTCCTGTTCGATGATCTCGCTTAATGTAAGAAGTGTTTTCTCTTCCACACCTTTGGCAACATTTACAATTTTCTGCCCTTCTTTTACAAAGGGCGCCAGCCGCTTACAGGTACTTCTGGTATAAGGAGACGGCACTGCCAGCACAGCAACATCCGCATCCCGCAGACTTCTCTCAGCATCTGTTGTAATGTCAATTGGTTCAGGAATCTTAACACCCGGAAGTTTGCTTACATGTTCACGTTTTTCTCTTAATGTTGCAATCTCTTCTCCAAGTGCTGACCAGAGGATCACCTCATGTCCGTTGTTATAAAGAAGAATAGACAGGGCGGTTCCCCAGCTTCCCGCACCAAGTACACTGATTTTTGCCATATAAACACCTCTTTTTTATTTATTTTTCTTACTCAGATAAATCTTGCTTTCTGTTCCGTCAAGAAGGCGGTGGATGTTCTTCTTATGTCTGTAGAATGCCAGCACTGTCAGGACTCCCATCACAACATAAAGTTCTATGGTATGTGCATGGTCCATATGATAAGATCCCATCTGCCCAAACACGATCATACTGATAAACGCGGCAAAATATGCACTCACTGAACACAATGAAACATAATGTGTCAGAAAGAACAATCCAAAGAATACGATCGCACAGATCACAAAAATGCGCCAGTCAAATGCAATAACAAGTCCTACAGACGCAGCCACACCTTTTCCACCTTTGAAATTCAGATAAAACGGGAAATTATGTCCCAGGATGCATCCTGCTGCTGCATAAAGGCTTAACAACGGCAGAATATCACTGTAAGAATTTCCAAATACTGCTCTTGCGATCAGGATCGCAACCACACACTTCAGACAGTCACACAAAAGATTCAGTGCTCCTGCCTTCTTTCCAAGTGTACGCAGCACATTGGTAGAGCCGAGATTTCCGCTTCCCTGTTTCCGGATATCGATATGATAAATCTTTCCCAAAATATATGCGGTCTGAAAGAGTCCGCAAACATACCCTATTGCTATACAAACCAAGCGTTCCATGATTATTCCTTCTCACCTCGTTCACGAATAATGAATTTCAGTGATGTTCCTGCGAATCCGAACGCATCCCTGATCTTATTCTCCAGGTATCTGGTGTAGGAGAAATGCATCAGTTCTTTGTCATTGACAAAGATTACAAATGTCGGTGGTTTTACAGCAACCTGAGTCATATAGTAAATCTTCAGTCGTTTACCCTTGTCAGACGGCGGCTGCTGCATAGCAACTGCCTCGGAAAGGATCTCGTTCAGGACACCTGTCTGGATACGAAGTGTCTGGTTCTCAATAACTGCATCAATAGTCTCAAACATCCTGGAAATCCTGAGTCCTGTTTTTGCAGAAATAAATACCAGTTCTGCATACGGCATATATGCCAGAACCTCGCGGATCCTGTTTGTATGTTTATAAATGGTCTTATCATTCTTCTCAATGGCATCCCATTTATTTACAGCAATGATAACGCCCTTTCCTCTCTCATGGGCAATACCTGCGATCTTGGCATCCTGCTCTGTAACACCTTCAGATGCATCGATCATAACGATCACCACATCTGCACGCTCTACAGCAGTTACTGTACGGATCACACTGTATCTCTCGATTTCTTCTTTTACCTTACCCTTACGGCGAAGTCCGGCTGTATCAATAAAGATATAGTCCTTACCCTGCCACTTCACTCTGGTATCTACCGCATCTCTTGTAGTTCCTGCAATATCAGAAACGATTACACGGTCTTCACCCAGAAGTTTGTTTACCAGAGAAGATTTTCCTACATTTGGTTTCCCTACGATCGCAATTCTCGGGATCTCATCGTCTTCCTCTGTATCTGCGTCCTCCGGAAAATGCTTGATCACTTCATCCAGCATATCTCCCAGTCCCATACGGTTTGCTGCTGAGATCGGCATCGGTTCACCGATACCAAGATTATAGAACTCATAAACATCCATCATAAATTTCTGAATGCTGTCTACTTTGTTTACAACAAGGACAACCGGCTTTCCGCTGCGACGGAGCATATCTGCTACTTTCGCATCGGAATCCACAAGTCCCTGATGAACGTCTGTAATAAAGATGATTACATCTGCTGTATCAATGGCAATCTGTGCCTGCTCTCTCATCTGAGAAAGGATGATGTCACTGCTGTCCGGTTCAATACCACCTGTATCGATCATGGTAAATGCCTTATCCAGCCATGTTACATCTGCATAAATTCTGTCTCTTGTAACGCCAGGTGTATCTTTTACAATAGAAATCTTCTCACCTGCCAGTGCATTAAACAATGTGGATTTACCTACATTAGGCCTGCCCACTATCGCTACTACCGGTTTGCTCATATATCTGTCTCCTTCTTATCTTTTTATGGTCTGGTGCCTCGATCAGACAGTTTACCAGGTCTGCCCCCGGCTCATCTACTACCACGACCTCTGTCTTAAGAGCCTGTCTGACATCCTCCACCGTCAGGTCATCCAGAAAAACATCCTCGCCACTTCTGAGCATATTACACGGGATCAGCACTTTTTCTCCCAGATTTCTCTGAGCAAGCTGATCCATAAGATCAGTCGCTGTGATCAGACCCGAAACTGTGATCTTCTCTCCAAAGAAATTATTCTTTACCGCATATACTTCAGCCTGGACATTCGGAAATTTTTCCTGTACCAGTTTTATCATTCTGCCTATATAAGGTGCTGCCAGCCGTCCTGTCGCAACAGTCGCGTTTACTGTTCTGTCATCACCTTCAAGCTGCTCAAGTCTCTCTTTTACTTCTGTTTCAAGCAGGCGCATCATACCAACACCGTTTTCCAGCTGAAGGTATCCGTCGTATCTGCCCTCTTCGGGAAGTTCATATCCCGCAAGAATATACCATTCATCCGAAGCATGCACAAAATGAATGTCATGCTTCTTCACCATAATCTTCTGCCACCGCTCTACCTGACTGATCAGGTACCTCGCATCCTCTTTATCAAAAGATTCCAGTGGATACAGGCCTTTTCGATATTTGGAAAGACCTACAGGCACGATTGAAACGCTCTGCAGCACAGGAGCATATTCCGAGAGTTTCTCCAGACTGTATTCCAGTTCATCTCTGTCGTTAATCCCCTTGCAGAGAACAATCTGTCCGTTCATGGTCACATCACCCTTATAAAGCTTGTCAACTTTTGCAAGGGCATCTCCGGCAAATCGGTTATGGAGCATTTTACAGCGAAGCTTTGGATTCATAGTCTGAAATGATACATTGATGGGTGAAAGATGAAACTTGATAATACGATCCAAATCATAGTCACTCATATTCGTCAGGGTAACGTAATTTCCCTGCAGGAATGACAGTCTGGAATCATCATCTTTAAAATATAAAGTTTCTCTCATACCGGGTGGCATCTGGTCAATAAAGCAGAAAATACAATGATTGGAACAGGAGCGGTACTCATCCATAAGGCTGTTCTCAAACTCCACTCCAAGGTCATCTTCGTATTCCTTCTCTACTTCCAGTTCCCATTCCTCGCCATTCTTCTTACGGACAAGGAGTGTAACAAATTCGTCGTTCATCAGATAACGATAATCAAACACATCCTCTACCGGCTGGCCGTTAATGGAAAGCAGCGCATCCCCTGGTTCCAGTTCCAGTTCCTCCCCGATACCGCCGGGAATCACTTTGGATATAATGTGTAAATTTTTTTTCATGAATCATAACTCCATCAGGATATATCCGGAAACTGTGGGATCTTTTTTCCGTTATATCTTTTCATTCGGACACGGTCATACGTATCCACGATAAACTCATTATCTCCTATATCATAACAATTGTATAAGAAAAAATCAATAAATTCCTTGACGTAATTTAGGTCAAATGTTATAAATTATATTGAAATCTATTTTTTGAGTATAAAATTACTTAGGAGGAATATTATGCCAAACATAGAATTACTGGAAAAATCCATGCCGGTGGCACCCATTCGTATTGCTGCACTTGGATGCCAGGATCTCGCCGAAGAAGTTGATAAAAAACTGGTGAAATTCCGCAAAGAACTGGTTGCCCGCAAACAGTTAAGCATCATTCCGCAGGGTTACAGCGAAGAATCTTTCCTTGTAGAATGTGCGTGCCCACGTTTCGGAACCGGTGAAGGAAAGGGCTACATCAAAGAATCTGTTCGTGGTACAGATTTATTCATCATGGTAGACGTTACCAACTACAGCGAAACCTATACTGTATGCGGACACGAAAACCACATGTCTCCTGACAATCATTTTCAGGATCTGAAACGAATCATCTCTGCTGCAACAGGTAAGGCACACCGCATCAACGTAATCATGCCGTTCCTTTACGAAGGCCGTCAGCACAGACGTACCAAAAGAGAATCTCTGGACTGCGCTCTGGCATTAAAGGAATTAAGTGATATGGGAGTTTCCAACCTGATCACATTCGATGCACATGATCCACGTGTACAGAACTCCATCCCGCTGAATGGATTCGATAATTTCTTCCCTACCTATCAGTTCCTGAAAGCTCTTATCAAGAGTGTTCCTGATCTTAAGGTAGACAACGATCATCTGATGATCATCAGCCCTGATGAAGGTGCTATGTCCAGAGCAGTGTATTTCTCCAATATTCTCGGCGTGGACATGGGTATGTTCTACAAACGCCGTGATTATTCTACTATCGTAAATGGTAAGAACCCTATCGTTGCCCACGAATTCCTGGGTGATTCTGTAGAAGGCAAGGATGTAGTCGTTATCGATGATATGATCTCCTCAGGTGGAAGTATGCTGGATGTTGCCAAGCAGTTAAAAGAGCGCCATGCAAAACGTGTTTTCGTATGCACAACTTACGGACTGTTTACAGACGGCATGGATAAATTCGATGAATATTATGAAAAAGGATGGCTGGACCGTGTCATCACCACCAACCTGAATTACCGTATCCCGGAACTTCTGACCAAACCATACTATATCGAAGCAAACATGAGCAAATATCTTGCAAGTATTATTGATATCATTAATCATGATGTTTCTGTAGAGAAGGTTCGTTCCAGCAACGAAAAGATCATGAGCCTGATGCAGAAAGTAAATGGTAAATAATCTTATAAAATAAAAAGCCTGAATTCATGCAGTATCTGTATCATAACTGTATGGATTCAGGCTTTTTTATTATTTCAGTCCCAGAAACGCTGCCAGATTCCCCCTCTTTCCATGAGAAGCTCTGTGTGAAAACAGAAACTCAGGATTACAGCAGGTACAAATGCCAGGCATGGAAATATTAGCTTCAGGAATTCCTGCTTCCAGGAAAATAAGGCGGTTTGTCTCCCAGAGATTCAACTGATATTTTCCATTTTTCTTTTTATAGTACAGTCGTTCCTGATACTCCCCGGCAAAAGCAGTTTTAAATTCTTCTATTACATCTTCGCTGACTTCATAGCAGTCCTGGCAGATAGACGGGCCTATTGCAGCCAGAATATCTTCCGGGTGGCATCCATATTCCTCTTTCATCTTCTCTACAGTTGCTTTTCCGATCTTTGCAACAGTCCCTCTCCAGCCAGAGTGAGAAAGACCGATCACACATTTCACCGGATCCACGAAATAAAGAGGAACACAATCTGCATAAAATGTGGTCAGAACCAGTCCCGGAACATTTGTCACCATTCCATCCACATCCTGATAATCCCGTGGAACTGTAATTCCTTTTCCACGATCCGCTTCTGTCACTTTTCTCACATTCGCCGTATGCGTCTGATCAGAAGTGACAATATCATCTGTCCGAAATCCAATTGCCTGTGCAATCCTTCTGTAATTTTCTTTTACTGCTTCCTCTTCATCTCCTCTGGTAAAGCTCAGATTCATAGAACTGTAAATTCCTCTGCTTACACCGCCCAGGCGGGTGCTGAAACCATGGATAATGCCTTCCAGCTTCTCAAATGCCGGATAAGTAAGATAGGTAACTTCTCCTGCTTCTTTCACATTCATATGTGGAATTTTCTCATCTTGCCATTTTATCTTCATATTTTCATTCCTGTCTGATATTCAAATGCATTCTTTTTCCACTGTAGCCTGTCTCCATCAATGCCAACCACATCGAATCTGCATGGAACATCCACACTATTGTATTTCACAGTCAGATAAAACTGTGCTACCCTGCTGATCACTCTTTGCTTCGCAGGCGTTACTGCTTCCAGAGAAACACCTGAAGAACCATTTCTGCGGTATTTTACTTCTACAAACACCACATAACGGCCATCTCTTGCTATCAGGTCTATTTCTCCGAATCTGCATCTGTAATTGTGCGCCAGTATTACAAGCCCCTGGCATTTCAGATACTCTGCTGCCTTTTGTTCATACCAGGTTCCTGTTTTTCTGGTATTATGATTCAAATCTGTTCATCCATTTCTGATCTCGTGTAGGCCTCTTTGGTGTTTCGCCTGGATATCTTCTGAAATTATACAAAGTGTGTAATAAAAGTTCTTCTGTGTATAGGACAGGGGCCATATTTTTTCAATGCATCTATATGTACCTGTGCACCATATCCCTTATTGGATGCAAAACCATATTCCGGATAGATTTTATCATAGTCCTCCATCATACGATCTCTGGTCACCTTCGCCACAATACTGGCCGCCGCAATCGATACACTTTTGGCATCCCCTTTGATGATCGGCACCTGAGGAATCACGACCTCCGGAATCGTAACCGCATCATTTAAAAGAAGCTGAGGCACCACGGACAGTTTACTCACAGCCTGGCGCATCGCTTCATAGGTCGCCTGAAGGATATTGATCTCATCGATCCTCTCAGGGTCAGCCATCCCGATCCCCACTGCCACAGCTTCTTTCATGATCACATCATAAAGTTCTTCCCTCTTTGCAGCTGTAAGCTTCTTGGAATCATTCAGGTACAGAATCTGGCTGTCTTTCGGAAGGATTACCGCTCCTGCTACCACAGGACCTGCCAGAGGACCTCTGCCCACTTCATCAATTCCGCACAGATACCCCAGATCTTCATACTTATGTTCATAAACTTTCATCTGTTCTGTGCGCAGTTTCTCCGCTTCCAGAGCTGCTTCTTTTTTATAGCTCTGTTCTATCAGTTTCTGCACACCCGCCCTGGAGTCTTCCTGGTATCTGTTTCTGAATTCCTGGTATTTGATGATATCCAGCCCGGCAAATTCTTCCTTTATCTCACTGATGGTTTTCATTTTCACTTTTCCTCGTTCTCTGCTGTCGGCCATTCAAGAGTGATCCTTCCGATCTTGCCGGAGCGGAAATCGTCAAATAATACCAGAGCTGCTTTGGCATAGTCCAGTTCTTCCTGTTTCTTCAGACATCCCCTGGCCCTTGCGATCCGTTCTAAGACTTCTACAGCAGCCCCTTCTTCTTCAACTTCATATCTGGCAGAAAGAATCCCTGCATAATGTTCCCGCAGATAATCGATCAACCATAAAGAAAGTTCTTCCATATTCAGGATATCATCTTTGATAGATCCCACACATGCCAGACGCATTCCAACCTGCTGATCTTCAAACTTCGGCCAGAGGATTCCAGGTGTATCCAGAAGTTCTACCCCTTTATTCAGGCGGATCCACTGTTTGCCTTTGGTAACTCCTGGTTTATTTCCGGTCTTGGCACACGCTCTGCCTGCAAAAGTATTGATAAATGTAGATTTTCCCACATTGGGAATTCCTACTACCATGGCACGGATCGGACGGTTTTTGATTCCCCTCCGTCTGTCTCTCTCAATCTTTTCTTTACATGCTTCCTGGATCACATTCTGGATCATTTTCATCCCGGAACCGTTTCTGGAATCTACCTTTACTACGAAAAATCCCTTTTTCTGAAAATATGCCTTCCAGGCTTCATTCTGTCTCTCATCTGCCAGATCTGCCTTATTCAGCAAAATAAGCCGGGACTTGTTCTTTCCCAGCTCATCAATATCCGGGTTTCTGCTGGAAAGAGGCACTCGGGCATCCACAAGCTCAATGATCAGATCGATCAGCTTGATATCCTCCTGCATCTGCCTCTTTGCTTTGGTCATATGACCTGGGTACCATTGTACGTTCATATTTACCTAACCTTTCAAAAATCCGCTTTTATCTTTGGGGGAAATTACAAACCATAATTTTCCCACAATATATTTCTTTTTTACATTTCCGATATCTGCATACCGGCTGTCTTCACTGTTGTTTCTGTTGTCACCAAGGACAAAATATTCCCCATTCTCCAGGGAAACAGAACTGGAGGCCAGTCCTGCATTGGTCATTTCCGGAAGATTGCCGCTTTCTTCATAAATTTCACCATTGATCAGCACTCTGCCATTGGAAATCTGTACAGTTTCTCCGGGAAGTCCGATCACACGGCCGATATGAAGAGCTGCTTCATCACTTCCGTTTGTTTTAAACACAATGATATCTCCCCGCTCCGGCGAAGATACCTTATAAATCCCACGGTTTACAAACAGTTTCTCTCCTACTGTCAGCGTAGGCTCCATAGAACTCTCCTGTATCGTCACAGACTGAAACATCACAATCCCCACCACTATGGCAAAGACCAGAGTGACAATAATCTGAAATACCCAGTTAAAAATATTTCTGGTCTTTTTATCTTCCAGATGGGTTTCCAGTCTGCCTTTTGTCTCCTGAAATCCGGGACACTCTTTCCACTTTTTTATATTCATCCAAAAATTCTCCTGACAGATGGAAAAAGAGGGACAATACCCAAGTTATTGTCCCTTCCTTTAAATTAATTCATGAAATTATTTAACCAGCTCTTTTACCTTAGCAGCTTTACCTACACGGTCTCTTAAGTAGTTCAGTTTCGCACGACGTACTTTACCACGACGGATCACTTCTACTTTAACTACGTGTGGGGAATGCAGCGGCCATGTTTTCTCAACACCAACACCGTTGGAATTCTTTCTTACTGTAAAGGTTGCTCTGTTGCTTCCACCCTGTTTCTTCAGAACTGTTCCTTCGAAGATCTGAACACGCTCACGGTTTCCCTCTTTGATCAGTGCGTGTACTCTTACAGTGTCACCGGTGTTGAATTCCGGAACTTCAGCTTTTAACTGAGCAGCTTCAATGTTTTTGATAATTTCGTTCATTTTATTCTCTCCTATCTTATATGGATGTTCTTAATACATGATTCGTAACAGAGGACCATCTTTTTTCACAACATGGATGATTATACTATAGGATTGCCCGGTTTGCAAGATATTTTTTTAATAAATAAAAAATTTATAAACCGCAGAATCCCACAGCTCATCTGGCCTTACCAGCAGATCACTTCACATCCTGTTTCTGTCACAAGAACTGTCACTTCCCACTGTGCAGAAGGAAGGCCGTCCTCCGTACGGACTGTCCAGTCGTCCTCTTCATCTGTGTAGATCTCATCGCTGCCCATGTTTACCATAGGTTCAATGGTAAACATCATACCCGGTACCATCAGCACTCCTGTGTTCTCCTGGGAAACATAGCTTACCCAGGGATCTTCATGGAATTCAATTCCCACTCCATGACCGCCGATCTCCCGTACTACGCTGTAACCATTTTTTACTGCATGCTGATGGACTGCACTGCCCATATTTCCGATAGGTGTCCACGGTACTACCTTGGAAACACCGATTTCCACACACTCTTTGGTTACTTTTACCAGTTTCTCCTTCTCAGGACTTACTTTACCGATGCAGAACATTCTGGATGAATCAGAATAATATCCATTATAAATAGTAGAAACATCTACGTTAATAATGTCCCCCTCCTGCAGGATCTCTTCCTCATTGGGGATTCCATGGCATACTACTTCATTGATGGAAGTGCATACGCTTTTCGGAAAACCTTCATAATTCAGTGGAGCCGGAATACCTCCGTGTCTTACCGTTTCCTCATGTACCCATCGGTCGATCTCAGCAGTGGAAATGCCCGGGCGGATATGTTCTGCCACATAATCCAGAACTGCCACATTGATCTTACAGCTCTCTTTGATCTTCTCGATCTGTTCCGGTGTCTTAATCAGGCTATGATCCAGTACAGCATATCCTTTCTGTTTCATGAGTTCCATTTTTTCATCAAACGCCTCATGGCATTTTTTATATTTTTTTCCACTTCCGCACCAACACGGATCATTTCTTCCAATTTTTGCAGACATGATACCTCTCCTTTTTAATCTTCTTTTGCGCCTTGAATATCATAACACATTTTTCAGGGAAATAACGGAATATTATTGGAAAAATTAATCGTTTGAAGTATCTTTTGTATCTTTTTGATCTTTGGAAGTACTTTCATCTGCTGTCATGATCTGATTCAGTTCGTCAATCATTTCATCATCCTTAAGACGGAATTTGACCTCCACTCGTCTGGATGCGTCCTTATCTACATTTCCGTCTGCATCCAGAACCGGATTTGCCATGGAATGTCCGTTAACAGTCAGATAGGACTGCAGATCTGAAATCTGGTCTGCATCCAGAAAATTCTCCCTGATCTCTGTCAGATACTGGGCCACAGCCAGGGAACGTTTCTGGGAAAGCTCCAGATTATAGGAATAATCTCCATCTGTATCCGTATATCCATCAATAATGATCTCTGCCAGATATTTCTTATATTCGTCCTGAAGCAGAACCTTAC carries:
- the lepB gene encoding signal peptidase I, whose translation is MNIKKWKECPGFQETKGRLETHLEDKKTRNIFNWVFQIIVTLVFAIVVGIVMFQSVTIQESSMEPTLTVGEKLFVNRGIYKVSSPERGDIIVFKTNGSDEAALHIGRVIGLPGETVQISNGRVLINGEIYEESGNLPEMTNAGLASSSVSLENGEYFVLGDNRNNSEDSRYADIGNVKKKYIVGKLWFVISPKDKSGFLKG
- the pgeF gene encoding peptidoglycan editing factor PgeF; amino-acid sequence: MKIKWQDEKIPHMNVKEAGEVTYLTYPAFEKLEGIIHGFSTRLGGVSRGIYSSMNLSFTRGDEEEAVKENYRRIAQAIGFRTDDIVTSDQTHTANVRKVTEADRGKGITVPRDYQDVDGMVTNVPGLVLTTFYADCVPLYFVDPVKCVIGLSHSGWRGTVAKIGKATVEKMKEEYGCHPEDILAAIGPSICQDCYEVSEDVIEEFKTAFAGEYQERLYYKKKNGKYQLNLWETNRLIFLEAGIPEANISMPGICTCCNPEFLFSHRASHGKRGNLAAFLGLK
- the rplS gene encoding 50S ribosomal protein L19, with amino-acid sequence MNEIIKNIEAAQLKAEVPEFNTGDTVRVHALIKEGNRERVQIFEGTVLKKQGGSNRATFTVRKNSNGVGVEKTWPLHSPHVVKVEVIRRGKVRRAKLNYLRDRVGKAAKVKELVK
- the ylqF gene encoding ribosome biogenesis GTPase YlqF, whose amino-acid sequence is MNVQWYPGHMTKAKRQMQEDIKLIDLIIELVDARVPLSSRNPDIDELGKNKSRLILLNKADLADERQNEAWKAYFQKKGFFVVKVDSRNGSGMKMIQNVIQEACKEKIERDRRRGIKNRPIRAMVVGIPNVGKSTFINTFAGRACAKTGNKPGVTKGKQWIRLNKGVELLDTPGILWPKFEDQQVGMRLACVGSIKDDILNMEELSLWLIDYLREHYAGILSARYEVEEEGAAVEVLERIARARGCLKKQEELDYAKAALVLFDDFRSGKIGRITLEWPTAENEEK
- a CDS encoding methionyl aminopeptidase — its product is MSAKIGRNDPCWCGSGKKYKKCHEAFDEKMELMKQKGYAVLDHSLIKTPEQIEKIKESCKINVAVLDYVAEHIRPGISTAEIDRWVHEETVRHGGIPAPLNYEGFPKSVCTSINEVVCHGIPNEEEILQEGDIINVDVSTIYNGYYSDSSRMFCIGKVSPEKEKLVKVTKECVEIGVSKVVPWTPIGNMGSAVHQHAVKNGYSVVREIGGHGVGIEFHEDPWVSYVSQENTGVLMVPGMMFTIEPMVNMGSDEIYTDEEDDWTVRTEDGLPSAQWEVTVLVTETGCEVICW
- the der gene encoding ribosome biogenesis GTPase Der, translated to MSKPVVAIVGRPNVGKSTLFNALAGEKISIVKDTPGVTRDRIYADVTWLDKAFTMIDTGGIEPDSSDIILSQMREQAQIAIDTADVIIFITDVHQGLVDSDAKVADMLRRSGKPVVLVVNKVDSIQKFMMDVYEFYNLGIGEPMPISAANRMGLGDMLDEVIKHFPEDADTEEDDEIPRIAIVGKPNVGKSSLVNKLLGEDRVIVSDIAGTTRDAVDTRVKWQGKDYIFIDTAGLRRKGKVKEEIERYSVIRTVTAVERADVVIVMIDASEGVTEQDAKIAGIAHERGKGVIIAVNKWDAIEKNDKTIYKHTNRIREVLAYMPYAELVFISAKTGLRISRMFETIDAVIENQTLRIQTGVLNEILSEAVAMQQPPSDKGKRLKIYYMTQVAVKPPTFVIFVNDKELMHFSYTRYLENKIRDAFGFAGTSLKFIIRERGEKE
- a CDS encoding ribonuclease HII, with product MKTISEIKEEFAGLDIIKYQEFRNRYQEDSRAGVQKLIEQSYKKEAALEAEKLRTEQMKVYEHKYEDLGYLCGIDEVGRGPLAGPVVAGAVILPKDSQILYLNDSKKLTAAKREELYDVIMKEAVAVGIGMADPERIDEINILQATYEAMRQAVSKLSVVPQLLLNDAVTIPEVVIPQVPIIKGDAKSVSIAAASIVAKVTRDRMMEDYDKIYPEYGFASNKGYGAQVHIDALKKYGPCPIHRRTFITHFV
- a CDS encoding DUF512 domain-containing protein yields the protein MKKNLHIISKVIPGGIGEELELEPGDALLSINGQPVEDVFDYRYLMNDEFVTLLVRKKNGEEWELEVEKEYEDDLGVEFENSLMDEYRSCSNHCIFCFIDQMPPGMRETLYFKDDDSRLSFLQGNYVTLTNMSDYDLDRIIKFHLSPINVSFQTMNPKLRCKMLHNRFAGDALAKVDKLYKGDVTMNGQIVLCKGINDRDELEYSLEKLSEYAPVLQSVSIVPVGLSKYRKGLYPLESFDKEDARYLISQVERWQKIMVKKHDIHFVHASDEWYILAGYELPEEGRYDGYLQLENGVGMMRLLETEVKERLEQLEGDDRTVNATVATGRLAAPYIGRMIKLVQEKFPNVQAEVYAVKNNFFGEKITVSGLITATDLMDQLAQRNLGEKVLIPCNMLRSGEDVFLDDLTVEDVRQALKTEVVVVDEPGADLVNCLIEAPDHKKIRRRQIYEQTGSSDSGQA
- a CDS encoding ribose-phosphate pyrophosphokinase, which translates into the protein MPNIELLEKSMPVAPIRIAALGCQDLAEEVDKKLVKFRKELVARKQLSIIPQGYSEESFLVECACPRFGTGEGKGYIKESVRGTDLFIMVDVTNYSETYTVCGHENHMSPDNHFQDLKRIISAATGKAHRINVIMPFLYEGRQHRRTKRESLDCALALKELSDMGVSNLITFDAHDPRVQNSIPLNGFDNFFPTYQFLKALIKSVPDLKVDNDHLMIISPDEGAMSRAVYFSNILGVDMGMFYKRRDYSTIVNGKNPIVAHEFLGDSVEGKDVVVIDDMISSGGSMLDVAKQLKERHAKRVFVCTTYGLFTDGMDKFDEYYEKGWLDRVITTNLNYRIPELLTKPYYIEANMSKYLASIIDIINHDVSVEKVRSSNEKIMSLMQKVNGK
- a CDS encoding YraN family protein — translated: MNHNTRKTGTWYEQKAAEYLKCQGLVILAHNYRCRFGEIDLIARDGRYVVFVEVKYRRNGSSGVSLEAVTPAKQRVISRVAQFYLTVKYNSVDVPCRFDVVGIDGDRLQWKKNAFEYQTGMKI
- a CDS encoding NAD(P)H-dependent glycerol-3-phosphate dehydrogenase, encoding MAKISVLGAGSWGTALSILLYNNGHEVILWSALGEEIATLREKREHVSKLPGVKIPEPIDITTDAERSLRDADVAVLAVPSPYTRSTCKRLAPFVKEGQKIVNVAKGVEEKTLLTLSEIIEQELPQADVSVLSGPSHAEEVGKGLPTTCVVSSHKRETAEYLQGIFMSPVFRVYTTPDMLGVELGAALKNVIALAAGTADGLGYGDNTKAALITRGIAEISRLGVKMGARMETFYGLSGIGDLIVTCASVHSRNRKAGYLMGQGYTMQQAMDEVKMVVEGVYSAKAAKELAEKYDVEMPIITEINKVLFEGKSAAEAVIDLMVRDKKVETPMLPWDNN
- the plsY gene encoding glycerol-3-phosphate 1-O-acyltransferase PlsY yields the protein MERLVCIAIGYVCGLFQTAYILGKIYHIDIRKQGSGNLGSTNVLRTLGKKAGALNLLCDCLKCVVAILIARAVFGNSYSDILPLLSLYAAAGCILGHNFPFYLNFKGGKGVAASVGLVIAFDWRIFVICAIVFFGLFFLTHYVSLCSVSAYFAAFISMIVFGQMGSYHMDHAHTIELYVVMGVLTVLAFYRHKKNIHRLLDGTESKIYLSKKNK